One Natrinema longum genomic window, TCGGGCTCGGGGAGGTCGACGCTCTGGTAGAGCCAGATCGCCGCCCCCGCACCGGCGACGAGCAACACCATCGCGATGACGCTCCAGGTCATCACCGGACCGCCGGCCGCGTTGCCCGCGGCGGGCGAGTACGGCCAGTCGTTGGTGAACGACGCCTCCGAGTCCGGGCGATCGGTGTGGGAGATCCAGGCGGTCCACAGCGCGAAGTCGGCGAACTCCTCGGCCTCCTCGGCGCTTGGCACCTGCCCCTCGGGGATCCCGCGCTCGCGGTCGCCCTCGTGGTAGCGTTCGACGTACTCCTCGCGGACCTGCTGGTGAGCGTAGACCTCCGCAGCGGAGTACTCGACCCGTTCGGGTTCGTACCGACTCGACTGGAGTTCGGTGCGAACTTGCTGGTCGACCCCGGCCTGAGCCGAGGCGTCGAGGGCTGTGTACGCCTCGCCGTGGCGCTCTTGGGCGTAGTACTCGCGCATGTGCTCGGTCTTCAACTCGAGCGCGTTGGCGGTGTAGTCGGTGTCGTAGTAACTGCCGTGGCCCAGAATCGAGCCCTGATTCATCAGGCCGTTCTCCTGGAACACCGTCTTCCCGGACTGGACGTCGTCGCTCGTCGCGACGGTGTCGCCGTCCGGCCCGACGATCGTGTCGGGAATCTCCGGTTCGTTCGCGTACGACAGCCACGCCCCGCCACCCATGACGACGAGGTTGAGGACGAAAATCGCCGCGAGGAACGTGGCGAGTTGTTTCCTGGATAGTTGCATGACAGCCCCCACTCGAACGGAAGGCCCCGTCAAACGTCGGACGTATTCCTACGATATGGAAAAGTGAGCGAACACGTTCGTGGAAACGGTTAGTCGAAGAACACTCGTAGGAACGGGGGACCGTCCGTGGCCGTCGGGGTGTCCGCCGACACGTTTCACGGAGCGGGAGTGGCCGTCCGATCCCCGGTCGCTACCGACTGATCCGCTCGGGCGCGCTCAATCGGCTGCCGTAACGATCGCGTCCTGATAGCTCGCGATCTCCTCGAGGACCGCCTCGCGATCGTCCTCGCCGACGTCGAATTCCGCGAGCGCGTCGTCGAGGTGGGTCGCGATGGCCTGAAAGTCCGCCGGCGTAATGCCCATGTCCGCGTGGACGGCTTCCATCTCCCCGCCGGCGTACTCGACGGGGCCACCGGTGACCGAACTGATGAACTGGGCCTGATGTGCGCGCTGTTTCTGCATGTCGACGTCGTCGAAGTAGCCTGCGACCTGTTCGTCCGCCATGATGCGATCGTAGAACTCGTCGACGACCGCCGTGATCGCGTCTTCGCCACCGAGTCGTGCGTAGAGAGTGTCCGCCATTCGGTCGGATCTATCCGACTCAAGTAATATAAGTAGCATCCCGAATCCGTTTTGCAAAAATATTGTGTGTGAACATCAAGCAGACTCCTCGTCGGACTCGATCCGATCCGCCCCCGAAACGGGTTCGTGACAGCCCAACACGATGTCGGCGGCTCACGCGTCGCTCGCGTCGGACAAGCGTGCGCTTTTCATACTCGAGGGTCCGACTGGTGGCTATGAGAACGCGCGGGACGCTGCGACTGGCGACGAGGGGGTCCACACTCGCCCGGCGACAGGCCTCACTGGTAGCGGAGGCCCTGGAGGAACGCCGGTACGAGGTCGAACTCGTCACCGTGGAGACGACGGGGGACCAGATCAGAGACGAGTTGATCCACCGACTCGGGAAGACCGGCGCGTTCGTCCGCGAACTGGACGAGCGCGTCCTCGAGGGGGACCTCGACGGCGCGATCCACTCGATGAAGGACATGCCGACCGAACAGCCCGCGGAACTCGTGACCGCCGCCGTTCCCGAGCGGGGCCGGCCGGGCGACGTCCTGGTCACGCCCGACGGCGCGACGCTCGAGGAGTTGCCCTCGGGTGCGACCGTCGGCACCTCGAGTCTCCGCCGGCGCGCGCAACTGCTGTCCGAGCGGCCGGACCTCACCGTCGAGCCCCTGCGCGGGAACGTCGATACGCGCATCGAGAAGTTGCTCGCCCCCGCGATGCAGGAAGAACACCAGGAGCGGACGGAAGCCGACAAGGAGCGCAAGGGGAACACTGGCAACGACGACTTCGAGCCCGAGTACGACCGCAGCGTCGACGACTGGTTCGACGACCTCTCGGAACTCGAGAAGGGCGCGCTCGGCCGCGAGGTCGAGACCGAGTACGACGCGATCGTGCTGGCGGGCGCGGGTCTCGAGCGCAGCGGGCTCGCCCACTACGTCGACTATCAGGAGCTCCCGACGTCGACGTTCGTTCCCGCCCCGGGACAGGGAGCGCTCGCGGTGACCGCGCCCGACGGGGAGACGGCCCGCGACATTCAGACGCACATCGATCACCCGCGGAGCCGCGTCGAGACGACCGTCGAACGGACCGTGCTCGCGGAACTGGGCGGGGGCTGTATCGCTCCGGTCGGGATTTACGCGGTCGTCCAGGGCGAGTACGTCCACACGAACGTGAGCGTCTTCGACCGCGACGGCGAGGAGTCGGTCACGGGCAGTCGGGATCTGCCGGTCGAGACGCACGCGGAAGCGGCCCGCGAGTTCGCGCGCGATCTCGCGGACCGCGGTGCCGACGCGCTGATCCAGGCGGCCCGCAAGGACGCCGACGGGGACGCGGACGACGTCTCCGAGGAAAATATACCCGAGGGGAAGTAGCTAGCGAGTAACGAATGTCAGTATCCGATACCGACGCCGAACCCGGTACCGTCTACCTCGTCGGCAGCGGCCCCGGCGATCCCGACCTCCTGACGGTCAAGGCGAAACGGCTGCTCGAGGCCGCGGACGTCGTCCTCCACGACAAGCTTCCCGGTCCCGAGATCATCGAGACCCTCCCCGAGGACCGCCGCGAGGACGTCGGCAAGCGCGCCGGCGGCGAGCGCACGCCCCAGTCGGAGATCAACGAGCGGCTGGTCGAACTCGCCCGTGAGGGGAACGCCGTCGTCCGGCTCAAGGGCGGGGACTCCTTCGTATTCGGTCGCGGCGGCGAGGAAGCGGAGTACCTCGCGGCTCACGAGGTTCCGTTCGAGGTCGTCCCAGCGGTCACGTCGGCGATCGCCGCACCCGCGGTGGCCGGGATTCCGGTCACGCACCGCGATCACGCCTCCTCGGTTTCCTTCGTGACGGGCCACGAGGACCCCACGAAGGAAGAATCGGCGGTCGACTGGGACGCCCTGGCCGCGACCGGCGGCACCATCGTCGTCCTGATGGGGGTCGGTCGACTGCCGGACTACACGAAAGCGCTGCTCGAGGCCGGGATGGCTCCCGAGACGCCGGTCGCGCTGGTCGAGCGAGGTACCTGGCCCGGCCAGCAGGTCGCGACGGGAACCCTCGAGACCATCGTCAACGCCCGCGACGAGGTGGGGATCGACCCCCCGGCAGTGACGGTGATCGGCGACGTGGCGGGGACCCGCGAGTCGGTCGTCGAATTCCTCCAGAACGAGTACGGCACGGCCGACGAGGACGAACGCGAGGGATAAGCGATGAGCGACACCCCCACAGTGGCCGTCTTCCGCCCCGACGACGACCGCCTCGAGCGAGCCGTCGACGTACTCGAGCGTCTCGGAGCCCAGCCGGTCCCCGACCCGATGCTCGCGGTCGAAGCGACCGGGACGATCCCTCGAACCGACGCCGACTACGTCGTCTTCACCAGCAAGACCGGTGCGGAACTCGTCTCCGAGGCGGGCTGGGAGCCGGGCGACGAGATCGTCTGTGCGATCGGCCCGGCGACGGCCGACGCGCTCCGCGAGGAGGGGTACGCGGTCGACCTCGTCCCCAACGAGTTCACCTCGAGCGGGCTCGTCGCGGCCGTAGAGAGCCGGGTCGACGGCGCACGCGTCGAGGTCGCCCGGAGCGATCACGGCAGCCCGGTGTTGCTCGAGGGCCTCGAGGAAGCGGGCGCGTACGTCCACGAGACGATCCTGTATCGGCTCGTTCGCCCCGAGGAGAGCGGCCGGTCGGCCGAACTGGCCGCCGAAGGCGGGCTCGACGCCGCCTGTTTCACCTCGTCGCTGACCGTCGAGCACTTCCTCGAAGCCGCCGCCCAAGGAGGGATCCGCGAGGACGCACTCAATGGGCTCGCGGACGCGACCGTCGGCGCGATCGGCGAGCCGACGGCCGAGACTGCCGCATCGCTCGGAATCGACGTCGACGTGGTGCCCGAGGAAGCCACGTTCGATGCACTCGCTCACGAGACGGTCGCGGCGATCCCGGGTCAGAGCGGGTAACCAACCCTCACGGGGCCACCCGACCCGGGAAAAATCGTCGATCGAGAAGGTTTTATTTACTGCCGACGGATCGGTCGGCATTCGTGACCGGTCGTCGTACCGTCCTCGGCACGATCGTCATCGGTTTGAGCGGCGCGGCCGGGTGTCTCGGCACTACCGGCGACGACGACGGCGAACGACTGGAACCCGAACGGGAGCTGTGGTCGTTCGAAACCGGTGGTCGACTCCCAACGACTCCCGCCGTTGCGAACGGCCGTGTCCACGTCGGCAGCCTCGATCGGCACGTCTACGCGCTCGAGACGGCGCAGGGCACGGAACGGTGGCGATTCGAGACCGGGGACGAAGTCTGGTCCGCACCGACGATCGACGGCGACACCCTGTACGTCGGCGGCGTCGACCACCGTGTGTACGCGATCGGGCCCGACGGGAACCAGCGGTGGACAGTCGAGACGAGTGGCGGGATCTACGCGCCGCCGACGACCGCGAGCGACCGCGTCTACGTCGGGAGCAACGACGGCAGGCTGTACGCCATCTCGAGTGCCACCGACGAGGTCGAGTGGACGGTCGAAATCGGCGGGAAAGTGAAATCGAAACTGGCGACGGTCGAGGGTCGGGGGTACGTCGGAAGCACCGACGGCATGCTCTCCGCGCTCGATCTCCGCGATGGGGCGAGACAGTGGCGTGTCGGAACCGACGAGCGGGTTCTGAGCCGGCCGGCGGTCCACGACGACCGCGTCGTGTTCGGCTCGACGGACGGGCGATGTTACGCGGTCGACCGGCGAAACGGCGACGAACGCTGGCGGTACGAGACCGACGGGGGCATCGCCTCCTCGCCGGCGGTTCGCAACGGCACCGTCTACTTCGGCAACTGGCGGATGCGCGTCCACGCGGTCGACGTCGAAACCGGCGAGCGGCGGTGGCGAACGACGCTCCGCGGCCGGATCAACGGCTCCCCGACCCTCGCCGACGGCGTGCTCTACGTCGGTGACGCCGCCGGTATCGTCCACGCGCTCGATCCGGAGACGGGCGAGGCCCACTGGCGGTTCGAAACCGACAACGCCGTCATCGCTGCACCGGCCGTCGTCGACGAGCGACAACCGGAATCGGCACCGCCACGACTCGCGCATCGACCACCGCGACTCACGCCTCGAGCAGTCGGAACGCGAGCAGGGCGGGCAGTGCGAATCCGAACGCGTTGACGCTCCCGTGCCAGCGGATCATCTCGGGAATCGTGACGAGCACCGCCGTCCCGGGAAGCGAAGCGTACGCGAAGGCGAGTGCCAGCGCCATCGTCCAGCACAGCGATAGCGCGGCGACGGCGAGCAACAGTCCCGGGAGTCGCGCCACCGTGGGGACGACATCACGCAGCGTTCGCAGGGCGAACCCCACCACGCCGGCGGTGAAGGCGACGACGGCGACGACCTCGATCAGGGGGGAGAACGTGATTCCGATCGCGATCAGGAGGATGCCGGCGACGACGACGACCGTCGTTCCGGCCGTCGCTCGTCCCGCGACCGTCGCCGGGAACCGCCCGTCCGCTCCCGCCAGATGTCGCCCCGTCAGGCCGACGACGAGCGGCAACGCGAACCCGGCGTAGTGGAAGTGGACCCCCGTCAGGAGGACGATGATCGGGGCGAACCGGAGGCTGACGCCCGCGGCGTGCAAGCAGAGAAACGCGGCGGCGACCGGCACGTACAGCAGACCGGCGTCGATCGCGAGGTCGGGCAGCGGACCGCCGCCGCGGTCGACGAGGCGGCCGAGTCCACACAGCGCGATTGTGCCGGTGACGCCGAGCCACGGGACGGTGAGTGCGACCGCGGCGAGCGACCCCTGTGGCGCGGTGAGGGCGACGACGAGCGCCAGGGCGGCCGGAAACTGTCCGACGGCGGCACCCCGATAGGGTGCACTCGGGGGAGTCGCGTCTCGAGGCGACTCGAGGACGCCGAGTCCGAGGGGAACGAGGACGAGCGCGGCGAGCCCCACGTACAGCGCCGGCGGGGAAAGGGAGAGCACGCCGCCGGCCGTGCCGGCGACGACTCCCAGCCAGACGACGCCGCCCGCTGCCGCACTCAGATCGGTCACGCGCCGACCGGCGACGCCGGGAAGGTGACTCCCCGGTGGGCCGCCGGCTCGAGGGGTCGCCGGCTCGAGGTCGGTCACGCGGTCTCACCCGGCAGGGCGATACCGCCGAGAGCCGGTCGCGCCGTCGCGTCGCCGTCGGACGGTCGGAGCTCGTTTTCGAACGCACCGTCGTACCCGAAGACCCTCCCGAGGAGCGGATTCGTGATCGACGCCGCGACGCGAAAGCGGTCGGCCTCGTCGTCGTACCAGTCACGGAGACGGCCATCGACCGACAGCGGGGACGGCAGCGCGAGGTACCGACCCCCAATCCGAAGCCACTGGGTACCGATCGAGAGCGCCAGCGCCCCGTCTTCGGCATCGACGTGAACGTCGGCGGCGACGTGTCCGCGGTGGCCGAACAGGTCGGTGAGACACCCTCGAGCGGGGTTCCACCGTAGGGTATCCACGAACGTCCGCGGCGGCGACGTCTCGAAGCGTCGACGGAGGGTGAGCGCCTCGTTGCCGTCGCAGTCGACGAACGGCTCCGTGACGATCGTAAACGGGACGTCGGTCCCGCCTTCGGGAAAGAGAAAGTCGTCGAGCGTCCCGAGCCAGAGCGCCGGCACCGCGAGGGGGTGTCGAGCGAGGTCGGTCATCCGTCCGACACCCACCGCTTCGTGTCCCTCGCCGGCCGTGAGACCGTATCGCTCCCGGACGCGGGGATGAAGCGTCCGCCACGCCGGTCCGACCTCGCGCTCGAATAGTCCGGTCATGGGTCAGTCGCCGTCTGTCGCCAGGTACGTCGACAGCGTTTGGAGCGACTCCGGGTCAGCGCCAAACGCCGTGACGTCGTTGTCCGCCGTGGTGTTGTCCACCTCGAGCACGCGGTACTGGTCGCGACCGAACGGGATCCAGGGGAGCGGATCGATCACCGTCGCCAGGACGGCTGCCAGCGCCATCGGAATCGGAACGACGACGCCGCCGCCCCGTATCAGCGTGACCGTCTCCGCGAGCGTGAGCCGTTCGGGACCGCCGATCTCGTAGCAGTTCCCGACGTGGCGATCGTCCTCGAGTCCGTCCGCGAGCATCGGCGCGAGGTCCTCGACCCAGACCGGCTGGAGCCGGGTCCGGCCGCCGCCCGGGAGCGGGGTGAGCAGCGGCGGGACCGTCCGTTCGACGAACGGAACGAATGCACAGCCGTCGCCGAACACGACCGACGGCCGGTAGATGACCCACTCGAGGTCGGCGTCGCGAACGACGCGCTCGGCCCGTCGCTTCGCCCGAAAGTAGGCCGTCTCGACGCCCGATTCGACGCCCAGGCCGCTCAACTGGACGAATCGATCGACCCCGGCCCGCTCGCTGGCCGCCACGAGGTGCCGGGTGCCGTCGAAGTGAACCGCCTCGTGACTCCGTCCTCGCGGCTGCACGTGCGAGGGCAGCGCCACGAGGTTCACGACCGCGTCGTGTCCGTCGACGATCGACTCGAGGTCGGGATCGGTCACGTCGGCGGCGACGGTCTCGACGGCGGCTGGAAGGCCGTCCGCGTCGGGCGTTCGCGACGCCGCGGTGACCCTGTGCCCGCGATCGACTAAGACGGGA contains:
- a CDS encoding complex I NDUFA9 subunit family protein, yielding MEILVAGGTGFVGRALCPVLVDRGHRVTAASRTPDADGLPAAVETVAADVTDPDLESIVDGHDAVVNLVALPSHVQPRGRSHEAVHFDGTRHLVAASERAGVDRFVQLSGLGVESGVETAYFRAKRRAERVVRDADLEWVIYRPSVVFGDGCAFVPFVERTVPPLLTPLPGGGRTRLQPVWVEDLAPMLADGLEDDRHVGNCYEIGGPERLTLAETVTLIRGGGVVVPIPMALAAVLATVIDPLPWIPFGRDQYRVLEVDNTTADNDVTAFGADPESLQTLSTYLATDGD
- a CDS encoding uroporphyrinogen-III synthase produces the protein MSDTPTVAVFRPDDDRLERAVDVLERLGAQPVPDPMLAVEATGTIPRTDADYVVFTSKTGAELVSEAGWEPGDEIVCAIGPATADALREEGYAVDLVPNEFTSSGLVAAVESRVDGARVEVARSDHGSPVLLEGLEEAGAYVHETILYRLVRPEESGRSAELAAEGGLDAACFTSSLTVEHFLEAAAQGGIREDALNGLADATVGAIGEPTAETAASLGIDVDVVPEEATFDALAHETVAAIPGQSG
- a CDS encoding group I truncated hemoglobin, which encodes MADTLYARLGGEDAITAVVDEFYDRIMADEQVAGYFDDVDMQKQRAHQAQFISSVTGGPVEYAGGEMEAVHADMGITPADFQAIATHLDDALAEFDVGEDDREAVLEEIASYQDAIVTAAD
- the hemC gene encoding hydroxymethylbilane synthase, with product MRTRGTLRLATRGSTLARRQASLVAEALEERRYEVELVTVETTGDQIRDELIHRLGKTGAFVRELDERVLEGDLDGAIHSMKDMPTEQPAELVTAAVPERGRPGDVLVTPDGATLEELPSGATVGTSSLRRRAQLLSERPDLTVEPLRGNVDTRIEKLLAPAMQEEHQERTEADKERKGNTGNDDFEPEYDRSVDDWFDDLSELEKGALGREVETEYDAIVLAGAGLERSGLAHYVDYQELPTSTFVPAPGQGALAVTAPDGETARDIQTHIDHPRSRVETTVERTVLAELGGGCIAPVGIYAVVQGEYVHTNVSVFDRDGEESVTGSRDLPVETHAEAAREFARDLADRGADALIQAARKDADGDADDVSEENIPEGK
- the cobA gene encoding uroporphyrinogen-III C-methyltransferase, whose protein sequence is MSVSDTDAEPGTVYLVGSGPGDPDLLTVKAKRLLEAADVVLHDKLPGPEIIETLPEDRREDVGKRAGGERTPQSEINERLVELAREGNAVVRLKGGDSFVFGRGGEEAEYLAAHEVPFEVVPAVTSAIAAPAVAGIPVTHRDHASSVSFVTGHEDPTKEESAVDWDALAATGGTIVVLMGVGRLPDYTKALLEAGMAPETPVALVERGTWPGQQVATGTLETIVNARDEVGIDPPAVTVIGDVAGTRESVVEFLQNEYGTADEDEREG
- a CDS encoding DUF4166 domain-containing protein, with the protein product MTGLFEREVGPAWRTLHPRVRERYGLTAGEGHEAVGVGRMTDLARHPLAVPALWLGTLDDFLFPEGGTDVPFTIVTEPFVDCDGNEALTLRRRFETSPPRTFVDTLRWNPARGCLTDLFGHRGHVAADVHVDAEDGALALSIGTQWLRIGGRYLALPSPLSVDGRLRDWYDDEADRFRVAASITNPLLGRVFGYDGAFENELRPSDGDATARPALGGIALPGETA
- a CDS encoding YndJ family transporter; this encodes MTDLEPATPRAGGPPGSHLPGVAGRRVTDLSAAAGGVVWLGVVAGTAGGVLSLSPPALYVGLAALVLVPLGLGVLESPRDATPPSAPYRGAAVGQFPAALALVVALTAPQGSLAAVALTVPWLGVTGTIALCGLGRLVDRGGGPLPDLAIDAGLLYVPVAAAFLCLHAAGVSLRFAPIIVLLTGVHFHYAGFALPLVVGLTGRHLAGADGRFPATVAGRATAGTTVVVVAGILLIAIGITFSPLIEVVAVVAFTAGVVGFALRTLRDVVPTVARLPGLLLAVAALSLCWTMALALAFAYASLPGTAVLVTIPEMIRWHGSVNAFGFALPALLAFRLLEA
- a CDS encoding PQQ-binding-like beta-propeller repeat protein, coding for MTGRRTVLGTIVIGLSGAAGCLGTTGDDDGERLEPERELWSFETGGRLPTTPAVANGRVHVGSLDRHVYALETAQGTERWRFETGDEVWSAPTIDGDTLYVGGVDHRVYAIGPDGNQRWTVETSGGIYAPPTTASDRVYVGSNDGRLYAISSATDEVEWTVEIGGKVKSKLATVEGRGYVGSTDGMLSALDLRDGARQWRVGTDERVLSRPAVHDDRVVFGSTDGRCYAVDRRNGDERWRYETDGGIASSPAVRNGTVYFGNWRMRVHAVDVETGERRWRTTLRGRINGSPTLADGVLYVGDAAGIVHALDPETGEAHWRFETDNAVIAAPAVVDERQPESAPPRLAHRPPRLTPRAVGTRAGRAVRIRTR